The Hymenobacter canadensis genome has a window encoding:
- a CDS encoding DUF4279 domain-containing protein, with product MNLHHSGSYVYFALKGDTFDPAEVTARLGVVPTRTWQKGDPTTYGNRQWQYSGWQLSTAIGTEPLDIDRLVTEIVGQLHDRTEAIVSVKEQFGLESVLEIILYIDVNEEASTPALGHDLQTIDFLYHTRTITDVDIYRYDSGNEDYLGIPSFTPTKDI from the coding sequence ATGAACCTGCACCACTCTGGCTCCTACGTCTACTTTGCCTTGAAAGGGGACACCTTCGACCCCGCCGAGGTGACGGCCCGTCTGGGCGTAGTCCCGACCCGGACGTGGCAGAAAGGCGACCCCACCACCTACGGCAACCGACAGTGGCAATACAGCGGCTGGCAACTGTCCACGGCCATAGGCACTGAACCGTTGGACATCGACCGCTTAGTTACCGAAATTGTAGGCCAGCTCCACGACCGCACCGAAGCCATTGTGTCCGTCAAGGAGCAATTCGGCTTGGAGTCCGTGCTGGAGATTATCCTGTACATCGATGTGAACGAGGAAGCCTCCACCCCGGCGCTGGGGCACGACCTGCAAACAATCGACTTCCTCTACCACACACGCACCATCACCGACGTGGACATCTACCGCTACGATTCAGGCAATGAGGACTATCTCGGCATTCCTTCATTTACTCCAACAAAGGACATTTAA